The following proteins are encoded in a genomic region of Fusarium keratoplasticum isolate Fu6.1 chromosome 9, whole genome shotgun sequence:
- a CDS encoding Structure-specific endonuclease subunit SLX1, whose amino-acid sequence MSQLSRPHPALYGVYVLRSTVRHASIYIGSTPNPPRRLKQHNGEARGGAVRTSREKLRPWEVMILVTGFPSSIAALKFEWAMTNPHLTTHISAEERLTKAAQKRKGMKKPRKPIHTLSSVVSNLHLLTSVPSFARWPLTVHFFASEPKKAWDKWLQSIDAAPRQGMNVLTDFGPSKETQRESSPAPWGIHALPLDYAPMKGYVEKAHNVVSFEREGKCVHCHEELESGRGLHPMCPNGRCEAMGHLDCWSKHALKGEDEGVMIPRSCTCPSCYSEIQWGDMMKELTLRVRGPKEVEKLLKKPRRTKKAAAVS is encoded by the exons ATGTCGCAGCTTTCAAGACCCCATCCAGCCCTCTACGGTGTCTACGTTCTCCGCTCTACTGTGCGCCATGCCTCCATCTACATAGGTTCCACGCCAAACCCTCCACGACGCCTGAAGCAGCACAATGGTGAAGCCCGAGGAGGTGCTGTGAGGACGTCGCGGGAGAAGCTACGGCCATGGGAGGTCATGATCTTGGTTACTGGATTTCCCAGCTCGATTGCAGCCCTCAAGTTTGA GTGGGCAATGACAAACCCACATTTGACCACACACATTTCGGCAGAAGAGCGATTGACAAAGGCCGCCCAGAAACGAAAGGGAATGAAAAAGCCGCGAAAACCTATTCATACTCTTTCTTCGGTCGTTTCTAATCTTCACCTGCTCACCAGTGTACCAAGCTTTGCCCGTTGGCCATTGACAGTGCATTTCTTTGCCAgcgagcccaagaaggcttGGGACAAGTGGCTTCAGTCGATTGATGCAGCGCCAAGACAAGGCATGAATGTTCTCACTGATTTTGGACCATCCAAGGAGACTCAGAGGGAATCGTCACCTGCGCCGTGGGGCATTCACGCCTTACCCCTGGATTATGCCCCCATGAAGGGGTACGTTGAAAAGGCACACAACGTCGTCTCCTTCGAGCGAGAAGGAAAATGCGTGCACTGCCATGAAGAACTGGAATCGGGGAGGGGACTTCATCCAATGTGTCCCAACGGTAGATGCGAAGCAATGGGCCATCTCGACTGTTGGAGTAAACACGCCCTCAAGGGTGAAGACGAGGGGGTCATGATACCGCGGTCATGCACGTGTCCGAGTTGCTACAGCGAGATTCAATGGGGTGACATGATGAAGGAGTTGACACTTCGGGTACGGGGACCAAAAGAGGTGGAAAAACTGCTGAAAAAGCCACGGCGGACAAAGAAGGCGGCTGCTGTATCTTGA
- a CDS encoding Matrin-type domain-containing protein → MLVLEEQRYIHEDLERLEQGVADRIRDEPKHIRDRLNRDHEISQLLDQIQVQSKNLLDIYKDENGVRSQEIQQIGTGDPFEEFYKQLKDVRDHHARYPNEQAENSEQRYKVKRPTEGEPMPSIVDSLFSGEEAYGRFFDLNTCHEAYLNLPNVRRLTYLQYLETFDNFAPGHGGVSRSNKLTDQYFKYVGQLAEYLESFMRRTRPLENVDKVLTSFDQEFETAWDKDEIQGWEKETPSDVGKQASAADAIWCDDCQKEFKNENVYKNHLTGRKHIKAAEQRKQRQEESTPSGATNGAVSATRLKERAVAEREYRVKRLASAMSTERSDTRVNVERKQGMTERERQQELDNLLNVPEGPQEAVDEGDGEDEDGEERIYNPLKLPLAWDGKPIPFWLYRLHGLGVEFPCEICGNFVYMGRRAFDKHFNEARHIYGLKCLGVTNTALFRDITRIDEALKLWEKIQREKKRNKVDEGSVVQMEDGEGNVMPEKVYYDLQKQGLL, encoded by the exons ATGTTGGTCCTTGAAGAGCAGCGCTACATCCATGAGGATCTAGAGCGCCTCGAGCAAGGCGTCGCCGATCGCATTCGCGACGAACCCAAACAT ATTCGCGATCGCCTCAACAGAGATCACGAGATTTCTCAATTACTAGACCAGATCCAAGTCCAATCAAAgaacctcctcgacatctACAAGGACGAGAACGGAGTACGATCACAAGAGATCCAGCAGATTGGCACCGGCGACCCATTCGAGGAGTTTTACAAGCAGCTCAAAGATGTCCGCGATCACCACGCACGATACCCCAACGAGCAGGCCGAGAACTCGGAGCAGCGGTACAAGGTCAAGAGACCGACCGAGGGAGAGCCCATGCCGTCCATCGTGGACTCTCTGTTCTCCGGAGAAGAAGCGTACGGACGATTCTTTGATCTGAACACCTGCCACGAAGCGTACCTGAACCTTCCCAACGTCAGACGATTGACATATCTCCAATACCTCGAGACATTCGACAACTTTGCCCCTGGCCACGGCGGCGTCAGTCGATCAAACAAGCTGACCGATCAGTACTTCAAGTACGTTGGTCAACTAGCAGAATACCTCGAGAGCTTCATGCGACGGACGAGACCTCTGGAGAACGTGGACAAGGTCCTCACATCGTTCGATCAGGAATTCGAGACGGCGtgggacaaggacgagattcagggctgggagaaggagacgcCTTCAGATGTTGGCAAGCAGGCTTCCGCGGCAGATGCTATCTGGTGCGATGATTGCCAAAAGGAGTTCAAGAACGAAAACGTCTACAAGAACCACTTGACAGGGCGAAAACATATCAAGGCGGCCGAGCAGAGGAAACAGCGCCAGGAAGAATCGACCCCCAGCGGCGCAACCAACGGAGCTGTCTCAGCAACACGACTAAAGGAGCGCGCTGTAGCAGAGCGAGAATACAGAGTCAAGCGACTGGCCAGCGCCATGAGCACCGAGCGCAGCGATACACGCGTCAACGTCGAGCGCAAGCAGGGCATGACGGAGCGTGAGCGTCAACAGgagctcgacaacctcctcaacgTCCCCGAAGGTCCACAGGAGGCAGTCGACGAGGgtgatggcgaggacgaagacggcgaggagagGATCTACAACCCCCTCAAGCTACCCCTCGCATGGGACGGAAAGCCCATTCCCTTCTGGCTGTACCGTCTTCACGGTCTAGGCGTTGAATTCCCCTGCGAGATCTGCGGCAACTTTGTCTACATGGGTAGAAGAGCTTTCGACAAGCACTTCAACGAGGCGCGACACATCTACGGTCTCAAGTGTCTTGGTGTCACCAACACGGCGCTGTTCAGAGATATTACGCGTATCGATGAGGCGCTGAAGTTGTGGGAGAAGATccagagggagaagaagcgcaacaaggtcgacgagggcAGTGTGGtgcagatggaggatggagagggcAATGTCATGCCTGAGAAGGTGTACTATGATTTGCAGAAGCAGGGTCTCTTGTAG
- a CDS encoding ATP-dependent RNA helicase FAL1 codes for MAEGSGSGGGGIDRKADERMEFSTSKEVTVHPTFESMSLKENLLRGIYAYGYESPSAVQSRAIVQVCKGRDTIAQAQSGTGKTATFSISMLQVINIAVRETQALVLSPTRELATQIQSVVMALGDYMNVQCHACIGGTNVGEDIRKLDHGQHIVSGTPGRVADMIRRRHLRTRHIKMLVLDEADELLNKGFREQIYDVYRYLPPATQVVVVSATLPYDVLDMTTKFMTDPVRILVKRDELTLEGLKQYFIAVEKEDWKFDTLCDLYDTLTITQAVIFCNTRRKVDWLTDKMREANFTVSSMHGDMPQKERDSIMQDFRQGNSRVLISTDVWARGIDVQQVSLVINYDLPSNRENYIHRIGRSGRFGRKGVAINFVTTEDVRILRDIELYYSTQIDEMPMNVADLIS; via the exons ATGGCTGAAGGCTCAGGTTCAGGTGGAGGCGGAATTGACCGCAAGGCCGATGAGAGGATGGAGTTTTCCACCTCCAAGGAGGTTACTGTTCATCCGACTTTCGAGTCCATGTCGCTGAAGG AGAACCTTCTTCGCGGTATTTACGCTTACGGATACGAATCTCCCTCGGCCGTTCAGTCTCGAGCCATCGTCCAGGTCTGCAAGGGTCGCGACACCATCGCCCAGGCTCAGTCTGGTACCGGAAAGACGGCGACCTTTTCCATCAGCATGCTGCAGGTTATCAACATTGCAGTGCGAGAGACTCAGGCGCTTGTTCTTTCTCCCACGCGAGAGTTGGCGACTCAGATTCAGTCCGTTGTCATGGCCCTGGGTGACTACATGAACGTGCAATGTCACGCTTGTATTGGTGGAACCAACGTTGGCGAGGATATCCGCAAGCTCGATCACGGACAGCACATTGTCTCTGGTACTCCTGGCCGTGTGGCCGACATGATTAGACGACGACATCTGCGCACCAGACACATCAAGATGCTTGTTCTCGACGAAGCAGACGAACTCCTCAACAAGGGTTTCCGAGAGCAGATCTACGATGTTTACCGATACCTCCCCCCTGCGACCCAAGTTGTGGTCGTCAGCGCTACTCTCCCCTACGATGTCCTCGACATGACGACCAAGTTCATGACGGACCCTGTTCGCATCCTCGTCAAGCGTGACGAATTGACCCTCGAAGGTCTCAAGCAATACTTTATCGctgtcgagaaggaggactGGAAGTTTGACACTCTATGCGATCTCTACGACACCCTGACCATCACGCAAGCCGTCATCTTTTGCAACACACGCCGCAAGGTCGACTGGCTGACGGACAAGATGCGAGAGGCCAACTTTACCGTCAGCAGCATGCATGGTGACATGCCTCAGAAGGAACGAGACAGCATTATGCAGGACTTTCGTCAGGGCAACAGCCGAGTGCTCATCTCGACCGATGTGTGGGCTCGTGGTATCGACGTGCAGCAGGTCAGCTTGGTTATCAACTACGATCTGCCTAGCAACCGTGAGAACTACATCCACCGTATTGGTCGTAGCGGTCGATTCGGTCGCAAGGGTGTTGCGATCAACTTTGTGACTACCGAGGATGTGCGCATTCTCCGAGACATTGAGT TGTACTACTCAACCCAGATTGACGAGATGCCCATGAACGTTGCGGATCTCATCTCATAA